GCCAGTACGTCGGCAGTGTCGGCGGTGGGCATAGCGAGGCAGCGGGTGGGGTTGAAGCCGGGAAACTACGGGTGGGGGCTGCCTCCCGGAAAAGCAGGCCCCCAAAAGTACGGATTTCGGGCCGATGCGGACAGGGGCGGTTTTGTGGTTATCTTTGGGAGTGGTTTCCTAGTGTAGTGCCAAGGACCTTACCACGCTTGAACGACTGTTGTTGAGCTGACTTTAGCCCGCAGAGGACGCAGAAGCTTGCGCGGAAGACGCTGAGCTGTTCTGCTGTAGGTATGGTTTCGCTGCACGCAGAATGACAAAGAGAAAACTACGTCCCCAAGACCCTAAGCCCTTAACACCCTACCAACTATGAAACATCTACTTTCCTTCCTGCTGGCCCTGCTGGTGGCGGGCGCCGCCCACGCTCAAGGCGTGCTGACCTTCGAGAAAGAGCTGCACGAGTTCGGCAGCGTGCCCGAGGGCACCATGGCTACGTACGAGTTCAAGTTCAAGAACACCGGCAACCAGCCCGTCGTCATTGCCAACGTGCAGGCCAGCTGCGGCTGCACCACCCCCGACTGGACCAAGACGCCGGTACTGCCGGGCAAAATCGGCATCGTGAAGGCCGTGTACAGCAGTGCCGGCCGGCCGGGCATCTTCAACAAAACCATTACCGTGACCAGCAACGCCGCCACGCCCAGCACGGTGCTCACCATCAAAGGCAACGTGCTGACCAAGGAGGAGATGAAGAGCAAGCTCACGCCCCAGCAGCTGGCCCAGTCGCCCCGCCTGACGCTGGACCGCACCACCCACGACTTCGGTAAGCTGGAAATGGGGCAGTCGGCCACGGCACGGTTTACGGTGAAGAATACCGGCAAGCAGCCCCTGGTGCTGGGCACTATTACCTCGTCGTGCTACTGCGTGGGCTACAAGCAGGCTCCGGCACCTATTCAGCCGGGCCAGAGCGCCGTGCTGGAGCTGGTGTACGCCGACCGGAAGCTGGGCCAGCTCCAGGAGCCCGTTACCATCAGCAGCAACGACCTCACCGGCGACGCCAAGCTCACCCTGAAGGCAAACATTGTGAAGGACCTGAATGCCGCCAGCATGGTGAAAGAAAGCGGCGCCTCGGTGCCGTTTAAGTAAACCACCG
This region of Hymenobacter sp. YIM 151500-1 genomic DNA includes:
- a CDS encoding DUF1573 domain-containing protein: MKHLLSFLLALLVAGAAHAQGVLTFEKELHEFGSVPEGTMATYEFKFKNTGNQPVVIANVQASCGCTTPDWTKTPVLPGKIGIVKAVYSSAGRPGIFNKTITVTSNAATPSTVLTIKGNVLTKEEMKSKLTPQQLAQSPRLTLDRTTHDFGKLEMGQSATARFTVKNTGKQPLVLGTITSSCYCVGYKQAPAPIQPGQSAVLELVYADRKLGQLQEPVTISSNDLTGDAKLTLKANIVKDLNAASMVKESGASVPFK